Proteins found in one Pararge aegeria chromosome 12, ilParAegt1.1, whole genome shotgun sequence genomic segment:
- the LOC120628466 gene encoding uncharacterized protein LOC120628466 produces the protein MELLLFFLVLTVFWKTSSCVLCFKCFPEDVDYDINKPLCKHFDGSDKYIENCTKSTMCSKRVTTLSVGNGMSSVSVHRDCAIQSLGQEQIQLNGKWHRETVIHEVHEEGCDEDSNDLERLTKTLNCHCRGNYCNGSIANVINFKTILLTILIYIFKFS, from the exons ATGGAGCTTTTGCTGTTCTTCTTGGTGTTAACAGTGTTTTGGAAAA ccTCATCGTGTGTGCTATGCTTCAAATGCTTTCCCGAAGACGTCGATTATGACATCAACAAGCCATTATGCAAACACTTTGACGGCAGCGATAAATACATAGAGAACTGCACCAAATCTACAATGTGCTCCAAAAGAGTTACCACATTAAGCGTAGGGAATGGAA TGTCATCAGTAAGCGTGCACCGAGATTGCGCAATACAAAGTTTGGGTCAAGAGCAGATACAATTAAACGGAAAGTGGCACCGAGAAACCGTAATTCACGAAGTCCATGAGGAGGGTTGCGACGAAGACAGCAATGACTTGGAAAGACTAACGAAAACACTAAACTGTCATTGCCGTGGAAACTACTGTAATGGGTCTATAgccaatgttataaattttaagacgatattattaacaattcttatttatatttttaaatttagttaa
- the LOC120628465 gene encoding uncharacterized protein LOC120628465 has product MEQYLLAVAGFLSFIITGVSSLQCYQCLINPPLGQYYNTTKNLCVHFDYSEKFIVDCPFSTMCMKQEFHLDIQNGVRITGVLRDCANQKNKYHYYENGKWSPKMEILEPYEEGCSEVDDDKGERTTPTKYCYCRSNLCNSSPNSNHEGYTDIMGVIMVFNLMKYINSLR; this is encoded by the exons ATGGAGCAATACCTACTGGCCGTGGCGGGTTtcttgtcatttataattacaG ggGTCTCGTCTCTACAGTGTTACCAGTGTTTAATCAACCCGCCACTTGGGCAATAttacaacacaacaaaaaatttGTGCGTCCACTTCGACTACTCCGAGAAGTTTATCGTCGATTGCCCCTTTTCGACAATGTGTATGAAACAGGAGTTTCACCTCGACATCCAGAATGGGG TGAGAATAACGGGAGTTCTGCGCGATTGTGCTAATCAAAAGAACAAGTACCATTACTACGAAAACGGCAAATGGTCTCCCAAAATGGAAATTTTGGAGCCTTACGAAGAGGGCTGTTCAGAAGTAGATGATGACAAGGGTGAAAGAACAACTCCTACAAA aTACTGTTATTGCCGAAGCAACCTCTGCAACTCGTCCCCCAACTCGAACCACGAAGGCTACACTGACATCATGGGTGTGATAATGGTGTTCAACCTCATGAAATACATTAACAGTCTTAGATAG